The proteins below come from a single uncultured Dethiosulfovibrio sp. genomic window:
- a CDS encoding helix-turn-helix domain-containing protein, whose translation MNGEKLRSALSRANMTQGELAELMGVSSNTVWRWAAGKVEPSDKTKKKMASLLDCSTAYFMDETDDPTPSATVRDRDQILRTLREGTGMSLSEASAFLGIEGEELQRIEEGAILLGAKDKKRIMRAYANYLADDGEEEEGQQLIPIQGGGPCGLGEGELSEVLNVLAQNNLIRKSVRMMEDMTEEEQYKVFQYIQDQELVARVRGKKEA comes from the coding sequence ATGAATGGAGAGAAGCTACGCTCTGCACTTTCAAGAGCAAACATGACGCAAGGAGAGCTTGCCGAATTGATGGGGGTCAGCTCTAATACGGTTTGGAGATGGGCAGCTGGGAAGGTGGAACCATCAGACAAGACAAAGAAAAAAATGGCGTCTTTACTTGATTGTTCGACAGCTTATTTCATGGACGAGACCGATGATCCCACTCCTTCTGCTACTGTAAGAGACAGGGATCAAATCCTTCGCACCCTCAGGGAGGGTACAGGGATGTCGCTATCAGAAGCGTCTGCTTTCTTGGGGATTGAGGGAGAGGAGCTTCAGCGGATAGAGGAAGGGGCAATCCTTCTTGGGGCAAAGGACAAAAAACGCATAATGAGGGCGTATGCAAATTACCTAGCGGATGACGGTGAGGAAGAGGAAGGCCAGCAACTCATACCAATACAGGGAGGAGGTCCATGTGGTCTGGGAGAAGGCGAACTAAGCGAAGTCCTGAACGTCCTAGCCCAAAACAACTTAATCCGAAAATCCGTCAGGATGATGGAGGATATGACAGAGGAGGAGCAGTACAAGGTCTTCCAGTACATTCAGGACCAGGAACTCGTGGCCCGGGTGAGAGGGAAGAAAGAGGCGTAA
- a CDS encoding AAA family ATPase, with the protein MQILKAKDIKADKQTLFVYAPPGFGKTTLLGGLPGSTLIVDVDQGTSVLQGNANVDIVRLEPSLRDLPELLSMLEKKNDYDNVCIDSLSELERAMLTAYGRDGKNDGAPEMGHYLKVQYKLADYCRRFRALSGNTVFTAWEELREFVAPSGEKYTQARPLLGGKIVDLICGLCDVVGRVVISQKDRERYIQLEGSSTVVAKDRLQKRRFCKFEELV; encoded by the coding sequence ATGCAGATTCTAAAGGCAAAGGATATCAAAGCGGACAAACAGACCCTTTTTGTATATGCCCCTCCAGGTTTCGGGAAGACCACCCTGCTGGGCGGGTTGCCCGGATCTACCTTGATCGTAGACGTGGACCAGGGCACGTCAGTCCTACAGGGCAACGCCAATGTGGACATAGTGAGGCTGGAACCTTCACTTAGAGACCTGCCTGAGTTGCTATCCATGCTGGAGAAAAAGAACGACTACGACAATGTCTGCATCGATTCGCTCTCCGAGCTTGAACGGGCCATGCTCACCGCCTATGGCCGAGATGGAAAGAACGACGGAGCCCCTGAGATGGGGCATTACCTCAAGGTCCAGTATAAACTTGCGGACTACTGCCGTCGCTTCAGGGCCCTGAGTGGAAATACCGTATTCACCGCATGGGAGGAGCTGAGGGAGTTTGTCGCTCCCTCAGGGGAGAAATACACCCAGGCAAGACCTCTTCTCGGGGGAAAGATAGTGGACCTTATCTGTGGCCTGTGTGACGTGGTCGGTAGGGTTGTCATATCCCAAAAAGACAGAGAGAGGTACATCCAGCTGGAGGGATCGAGCACCGTGGTGGCGAAGGACCGCTTGCAGAAGCGGAGATTTTGTAAATTTGAGGAGCTGGTATAG
- a CDS encoding DEAD/DEAH box helicase — MSTSHFKLRPYQEECLASIPEVGAFLVQMATGLGKTVTFSNIPRRGRMLLLSHREELVRQPAKYFPCSFGIEQGKNRSRGESVVSASVQTISRRLEQFGRDDFDLIVTDEAHHAVAKTYRRIFDYFRPRLHVGFTATPNRADGLGLEGIYEDIVFDRDLPWGIKNGWLSDIYCIRARIDFDISQVARRLGDYAPGELEKAVNIESANQAIADVYRQYAKGPTLIFAVSVAHARAIAEKIPGAVAISGGQDRSNAVEAFARGEIPCLVNCMVFTEGTDLPAVETVIIARPTQNISLYTQMVGRGTRLSPGKDHLTLIDCVGVSESSCLCTAPSLVGLEPELIPERVIDEVQGPLFDLPEIVAREMDKPEFYIKNVEYVKLWAKKMKYQLHGVNWFRMPDGSMVLSKPKLRIPPPDHLGRIHLCNGEVVKAQRVYDRVYKWLCRDHSDSRALWDVGRARNGWGAYMATEKQREMVCRMFPETDVTNMTKFEASQILTRVFNG; from the coding sequence TTGTCGACGTCCCATTTTAAACTGCGCCCATATCAAGAGGAATGCCTCGCCTCAATACCGGAGGTCGGGGCATTCCTCGTACAGATGGCCACAGGGCTTGGCAAGACGGTCACGTTTTCAAATATCCCCAGAAGGGGACGGATGCTCCTTCTCTCCCATAGGGAAGAGCTTGTAAGACAGCCAGCGAAGTATTTTCCCTGTTCTTTCGGCATAGAGCAGGGGAAGAACCGGTCAAGAGGTGAGTCGGTAGTCTCCGCCTCTGTTCAGACCATCTCCAGGCGGCTGGAGCAATTTGGACGGGATGATTTTGACCTGATAGTGACCGACGAAGCTCACCACGCCGTGGCAAAGACCTACCGCAGGATATTCGATTACTTCCGCCCCCGGCTTCACGTCGGCTTCACCGCCACCCCCAACCGGGCAGATGGTTTAGGCCTTGAGGGGATTTACGAAGATATCGTCTTCGACAGGGATCTCCCTTGGGGGATAAAAAACGGCTGGCTTTCGGATATCTACTGCATAAGGGCACGGATAGACTTCGACATATCCCAAGTGGCCAGAAGGCTAGGAGATTACGCCCCGGGAGAGCTTGAAAAGGCGGTGAATATAGAGAGTGCCAACCAGGCTATCGCCGATGTCTACAGACAGTACGCCAAAGGTCCTACCCTTATTTTTGCCGTTAGCGTAGCCCATGCCAGAGCTATAGCGGAGAAGATCCCCGGAGCGGTGGCCATATCAGGAGGCCAGGACAGGAGCAACGCTGTGGAGGCCTTCGCAAGAGGGGAGATCCCCTGTTTGGTGAACTGCATGGTCTTTACCGAGGGGACCGATCTCCCCGCCGTGGAGACGGTAATCATAGCCAGGCCAACCCAGAACATCTCTTTATATACCCAGATGGTTGGGCGAGGGACCAGGCTAAGCCCGGGAAAGGATCACCTCACCTTGATCGACTGCGTTGGGGTGTCCGAGAGCTCCTGTCTATGTACCGCTCCCTCTCTAGTTGGGCTTGAGCCTGAGCTTATACCTGAGAGGGTGATAGACGAGGTCCAAGGGCCTCTTTTCGATCTCCCTGAGATAGTAGCGAGGGAGATGGACAAGCCGGAGTTCTACATCAAAAACGTGGAGTACGTAAAGCTATGGGCGAAGAAGATGAAGTATCAGCTACATGGGGTCAACTGGTTCAGGATGCCCGATGGCTCGATGGTACTAAGTAAGCCCAAGCTCAGAATCCCTCCTCCAGACCACCTAGGCCGAATACACCTCTGTAACGGCGAGGTCGTCAAGGCCCAGAGGGTGTACGACAGGGTCTACAAGTGGCTGTGCCGGGATCACTCCGACTCCAGGGCGTTGTGGGACGTAGGTCGTGCAAGGAACGGATGGGGGGCCTATATGGCGACAGAAAAACAGAGGGAGATGGTTTGTCGCATGTTTCCGGAAACCGATGTAACCAACATGACCAAGTTCGAGGCTAGCCAGATTTTGACGAGGGTCTTCAATGGCTAG
- a CDS encoding Holliday junction resolvase RecU, producing the protein MARRGYWFEHEIDRVIAYLGSCGIHGHKNHARRTVDGVFLEGEPFDYEVFSNGKLHCFDAKESKTARWSLKNAKPAQVNALIQCANHGAEAYFLVHFEGSGVRRFDAEQVKAAMAAGKTFLTADEGRPWDWEELTGSRGSRENTA; encoded by the coding sequence ATGGCTAGGCGAGGATACTGGTTCGAGCACGAGATAGACCGTGTGATCGCGTATTTAGGTAGTTGTGGCATCCACGGACACAAGAACCACGCAAGGAGAACCGTGGATGGAGTTTTTTTAGAGGGGGAGCCTTTCGACTATGAAGTCTTCTCCAACGGGAAGCTACATTGTTTTGACGCTAAAGAGAGCAAGACGGCCAGATGGAGCCTTAAAAACGCAAAGCCCGCTCAGGTGAACGCCCTCATCCAATGCGCTAACCACGGGGCTGAAGCCTATTTCCTGGTTCATTTCGAGGGGAGTGGGGTGAGACGTTTTGACGCTGAGCAGGTTAAGGCCGCTATGGCAGCAGGGAAAACCTTCCTGACGGCCGATGAAGGGAGGCCATGGGATTGGGAGGAACTGACAGGATCCAGAGGATCAAGGGAAAATACAGCGTAA
- a CDS encoding DNA cytosine methyltransferase: MDKSGHGERLKGLSLFSGIGGLDLAAEWAGIKTVGFCEIEPFPVEILKRRWPNVPIVDDVRTVHGDGWEAVDIVFGGFPCQDLSSAGKKAGLEGPRSGLWFEMLRVIREIRPRWLLAENVRGAINLALDTVVSGLEDEGYKVWSLVIPASAVGAPHRRERLFVVGAREDVANAMSIGLQTERPEQQATGATGCDAFVEDPRRQLLQGRKFTGADEYEGEIGIADISERSGSTYWPTPSVCGNNNRKGLSPNSGDGLATSVKLWLTPKTTTGGGKPERSTPGGGLRKIEDQVAQVSSGQLNPDWVECLMGFPLGWTDPDCDVPALPPGWPMPMGVTQYEWEPLRTVKGMANRSKRLKALGNAVVPQQAYPLFRAIVEMERITRESEVAPRHDRP; encoded by the coding sequence ATGGACAAAAGTGGACATGGAGAAAGGTTGAAGGGTCTCTCTCTTTTCAGCGGTATAGGTGGGCTAGACTTGGCCGCTGAATGGGCAGGCATAAAGACCGTTGGGTTTTGTGAGATAGAACCGTTCCCCGTGGAGATCTTGAAAAGGAGGTGGCCGAATGTCCCGATCGTTGACGATGTGCGAACAGTGCATGGAGACGGATGGGAAGCAGTTGACATTGTTTTCGGAGGCTTCCCCTGTCAGGACCTCTCTTCCGCCGGCAAAAAGGCGGGACTCGAAGGACCCCGGTCGGGTCTCTGGTTCGAGATGCTCCGGGTTATTCGAGAGATCCGACCCCGTTGGCTATTGGCTGAGAATGTCCGTGGAGCAATCAATCTCGCCCTCGATACCGTCGTGTCCGGTCTGGAGGATGAAGGCTACAAAGTCTGGAGCCTCGTCATACCTGCTTCTGCGGTTGGTGCGCCCCACAGACGGGAACGACTATTCGTCGTCGGAGCAAGGGAGGATGTGGCCAACGCCATGTCAATCGGATTACAAACGGAGAGGCCCGAACAGCAAGCAACAGGGGCTACCGGATGTGATGCCTTTGTGGAGGACCCCAGACGCCAATTGCTCCAGGGGCGCAAGTTCACCGGAGCGGATGAATATGAAGGAGAAATTGGGATTGCCGATATCTCTGAACGATCAGGTAGCACATATTGGCCGACCCCCTCAGTCTGCGGAAACAACAATCGAAAGGGGTTGAGTCCGAACAGTGGCGACGGACTGGCCACGTCGGTCAAGCTCTGGCTCACGCCTAAGACGACGACCGGTGGGGGAAAGCCGGAGAGATCCACACCTGGTGGAGGGCTTCGGAAGATCGAGGATCAGGTAGCTCAGGTCTCGTCTGGACAGCTTAATCCCGATTGGGTCGAGTGTCTTATGGGATTCCCCCTCGGCTGGACCGATCCTGATTGCGACGTGCCAGCATTGCCTCCCGGTTGGCCGATGCCGATGGGGGTCACCCAGTACGAATGGGAACCTCTAAGGACGGTAAAGGGCATGGCTAATCGATCGAAGCGTCTCAAAGCCCTCGGTAACGCCGTAGTGCCTCAACAGGCGTATCCCTTGTTTCGGGCGATAGTAGAGATGGAACGAATTACGAGAGAAAGCGAAGTGGCCCCCCGCCATGACCGCCCCTGA
- a CDS encoding phage/plasmid primase, P4 family has product MGGTDRIQRIKGKYSVISYARSVLNIPVRKTGDRWKSFGGGANPTCVAFYEDWWYDFKLCVGGDVIDLCAVARHNGDKGAAIRELGGDDPGWREYTQRLGDMCFKWHESLEERHRLYLYRRGIRKETVDRLKIGFDGSRLVIPYWKNGYIAYYVSRVLSQDVKKQGEIITDTPEIITPDDNNSSSDSKKPVPKYKKAPLDGMNENIPWGLNTLDRDSSVLVITEGAFDALSFEQEGYKVLSPMGGHFNKESLKQVLDICKSQETVFLCFDSDDAGNRFQSNMSQMLFRHHVSFRCGTLPEGVKDVSEYYAEAGDLRELVASAEDGVTVMCRRLTDRQEFKTFIFQAARYVGKAELVELFDLVSFPKSWLDQVKKQALSPPPEDLIVREIKDKHRLKFFDALGFYEYDQGVWKRRGDSEIKGYISEALGTYRSGGRVSSIFVLLKAETVSTERFNAQSVFNFRNCVLDLETGEQKEHSETFMSSVQVPYDYIPDAYAPRWASFVEDVCLGDERRIALLQEIAGYVLFSDNSLQKCFFLIGDGANGKSVFLDILADLFGLENVSNVEMSGLVEPFQRIHLLTSIVNISTETRTDVKGAESIFKQIVVGDMINGCYKNKDFFTFRPRTKLIIAGNEFIQSRDTTTGFLRRMCFVGFNAKFTDSPKLEHGEKKADKGLTDKLREELPGIFNWAYQGYKVLREAKEFTVTGDQSELMDSFMRTTNPLMGFMEETELSGRIPRSELYKMYKDWCHDAGHEPMSRTKFIQRFKQTIKQVGIEVSETMSSGERQFIFPQIAWST; this is encoded by the coding sequence TTGGGAGGAACTGACAGGATCCAGAGGATCAAGGGAAAATACAGCGTAATCTCCTACGCCAGGTCGGTCCTGAATATCCCGGTCCGCAAGACAGGCGATCGATGGAAGTCGTTCGGAGGAGGGGCCAATCCGACCTGTGTAGCCTTCTATGAAGACTGGTGGTACGACTTCAAGCTTTGTGTGGGTGGCGACGTGATAGACCTCTGCGCCGTCGCCCGGCACAACGGAGACAAGGGAGCGGCTATAAGGGAGCTCGGCGGAGATGATCCGGGATGGCGGGAGTACACCCAGCGATTAGGTGATATGTGCTTTAAGTGGCATGAGAGTCTGGAAGAACGACACCGCCTCTATCTGTATCGGCGAGGAATCCGTAAAGAGACTGTAGACCGTTTAAAAATTGGGTTCGATGGTTCTCGGTTAGTGATTCCCTACTGGAAAAACGGTTACATCGCTTATTACGTATCCAGAGTTTTATCACAAGACGTGAAAAAACAGGGCGAAATTATCACGGATACCCCCGAAATTATCACGCCCGATGATAATAACTCTAGTTCAGATTCAAAAAAACCAGTTCCAAAATATAAAAAAGCCCCCTTAGACGGCATGAACGAGAACATACCCTGGGGATTGAACACCTTGGACCGAGACAGTTCAGTTTTAGTCATCACCGAAGGGGCATTCGATGCCCTCTCCTTTGAGCAGGAGGGGTACAAAGTCCTGTCCCCCATGGGTGGCCATTTCAACAAGGAATCCCTAAAGCAGGTCCTTGATATCTGCAAAAGCCAGGAGACGGTGTTCCTCTGTTTTGATTCAGACGACGCAGGGAACCGGTTCCAGTCGAACATGTCCCAGATGCTTTTTCGACACCACGTCAGTTTCCGGTGTGGGACCCTCCCTGAGGGGGTGAAAGACGTCTCGGAATACTACGCCGAGGCTGGGGACTTGAGGGAGCTTGTCGCCTCTGCCGAAGACGGGGTAACCGTCATGTGCCGACGTCTGACGGATCGGCAAGAGTTCAAAACGTTTATATTCCAGGCCGCCAGATATGTAGGAAAAGCGGAACTGGTGGAGCTTTTCGACCTCGTCAGCTTCCCTAAAAGCTGGCTGGATCAGGTCAAGAAACAGGCCTTATCTCCCCCACCGGAGGACCTAATCGTCAGGGAGATAAAGGATAAACACAGGCTCAAGTTTTTCGACGCTCTGGGGTTCTACGAATACGACCAGGGTGTCTGGAAGCGCAGGGGAGACAGCGAGATCAAGGGGTATATATCGGAGGCTCTAGGGACCTACAGGTCTGGTGGCAGGGTGAGTTCTATTTTCGTCCTGCTGAAAGCGGAGACGGTCTCGACGGAGCGGTTCAACGCTCAATCTGTGTTCAACTTCAGGAATTGCGTGCTGGACCTGGAGACAGGGGAGCAAAAGGAGCATTCGGAGACGTTTATGTCCTCCGTCCAGGTTCCCTACGACTACATCCCCGATGCTTACGCCCCTAGGTGGGCCTCCTTCGTCGAGGATGTATGCCTTGGGGATGAGCGGCGGATAGCCTTGCTTCAGGAGATCGCCGGGTATGTCCTCTTCTCGGATAACTCCCTCCAGAAGTGTTTCTTCCTGATAGGAGATGGAGCCAACGGCAAGAGCGTTTTTTTGGATATCCTGGCGGATCTGTTCGGTCTGGAGAACGTCTCCAACGTGGAGATGAGCGGGTTGGTCGAGCCGTTCCAACGGATTCACCTGCTGACCTCGATCGTCAATATCTCCACAGAGACCAGGACGGACGTTAAGGGGGCCGAGTCGATCTTCAAGCAGATCGTCGTAGGCGACATGATAAACGGTTGCTACAAGAACAAGGACTTTTTTACCTTCCGGCCCAGAACCAAGCTGATAATCGCCGGAAACGAGTTTATCCAAAGCCGGGACACCACGACAGGCTTCTTGAGAAGGATGTGTTTCGTAGGGTTCAACGCCAAGTTTACAGATTCTCCGAAGCTGGAGCACGGGGAGAAGAAGGCGGACAAGGGGCTTACGGACAAGCTGAGAGAAGAGCTGCCAGGCATCTTCAACTGGGCTTATCAGGGGTACAAGGTCCTGCGAGAAGCGAAGGAATTCACGGTGACCGGTGATCAGAGCGAGCTAATGGATAGCTTCATGAGGACCACAAACCCTCTGATGGGGTTCATGGAGGAGACGGAGCTATCCGGCAGGATTCCGAGGTCTGAGCTTTACAAGATGTATAAAGACTGGTGCCATGACGCAGGCCATGAACCTATGAGTAGGACTAAGTTTATTCAGAGGTTCAAGCAGACCATAAAGCAGGTGGGAATTGAGGTGTCTGAGACGATGTCGAGCGGAGAGAGGCAGTTTATTTTTCCTCAAATAGCATGGAGCACTTAG
- a CDS encoding DUF2188 domain-containing protein has translation MAKQHHVVPQDGGWAVRTDHAERASKVTHTKAEATAFARQVSQNQGTELVIHNKDGRISGKDSHGNDPYPPKG, from the coding sequence ATGGCGAAGCAACACCACGTTGTCCCCCAAGATGGGGGATGGGCTGTTAGGACTGACCACGCCGAAAGGGCTTCAAAGGTGACCCACACCAAAGCAGAAGCGACCGCATTCGCACGTCAGGTAAGCCAAAACCAGGGTACAGAATTGGTCATCCACAACAAGGATGGACGAATCTCTGGCAAAGACAGCCACGGTAACGATCCCTATCCCCCCAAGGGCTAG
- a CDS encoding DUF669 domain-containing protein — protein sequence MINWKFNSNNYDPNKSFELVPVGDHRVRIEEAEEQISKTGRDMIKLTLAVSGHGSKLFHYIVFMEDKPEITDQNLGQLFDSFGIPVGDMNFNNWIGKVGAARVKHELYDGKQQARMSYFILRSKQGDLPPWVEKGNGASSSYSTPNNAPRSFREDYAADEEFVDVPF from the coding sequence ATGATCAACTGGAAATTTAACTCAAACAACTATGACCCGAACAAGTCTTTCGAGCTGGTTCCTGTGGGAGACCATAGGGTCCGTATAGAAGAGGCTGAGGAGCAGATCAGCAAGACCGGCAGGGACATGATCAAGCTGACGTTGGCGGTTTCAGGACATGGCTCAAAGCTCTTTCACTACATCGTGTTCATGGAGGATAAGCCAGAGATCACGGATCAGAACCTTGGGCAGTTATTCGATTCCTTTGGCATCCCCGTTGGGGACATGAATTTCAATAACTGGATAGGCAAAGTGGGAGCAGCCAGGGTGAAGCACGAGCTATACGACGGCAAGCAGCAAGCCAGGATGTCCTACTTTATCCTTCGCTCCAAGCAAGGGGACCTTCCTCCCTGGGTAGAGAAGGGCAACGGAGCTTCCTCCTCCTACAGCACCCCGAATAACGCTCCAAGATCGTTCAGGGAAGATTACGCCGCAGATGAGGAATTTGTCGACGTCCCATTTTAA
- a CDS encoding terminase small subunit, which translates to MAKKKLTAKQAAFVEEYLVDLNATAAATRAGYAPKSARKVGSNLLTLSHVQAAIEEALAERRERVAVTQDQVVAELAKIAFGSTRDVMEWGPEGVQLRPSSELTPDQAAMVAEVSETTSQNGGSLKLKTHDKVRALELLGKHLGMFTEKREISGPNGTPLTSPEIVVKFVEPEKP; encoded by the coding sequence GTGGCAAAGAAGAAGCTCACAGCGAAACAGGCTGCCTTCGTGGAGGAGTATCTCGTCGACCTCAACGCCACGGCGGCGGCCACCAGGGCCGGGTATGCTCCGAAAAGTGCCCGTAAGGTTGGGTCAAACCTGCTGACTCTGTCTCATGTCCAGGCGGCGATCGAGGAGGCCCTGGCGGAGCGTCGGGAGCGGGTGGCGGTGACGCAGGATCAGGTTGTGGCTGAGCTGGCGAAGATTGCGTTCGGATCGACCCGTGACGTAATGGAGTGGGGACCTGAAGGCGTGCAACTGAGACCCAGCTCCGAGCTGACGCCCGACCAGGCAGCCATGGTTGCTGAGGTCTCAGAGACGACAAGCCAAAACGGAGGATCTCTCAAGCTCAAAACTCATGACAAGGTCAGGGCTCTCGAGCTTCTCGGCAAACACCTGGGGATGTTCACCGAAAAACGGGAGATATCTGGACCTAATGGCACTCCTTTGACGTCTCCGGAGATCGTTGTCAAGTTTGTGGAGCCTGAAAAGC
- a CDS encoding DNA adenine methylase has translation MAPWIISHFPRHNVYVEPFGGAGSVLLRKPRSKYGEVLNDLDADVVNLFRVLRSDMANELIRQVELTPFARDEFDLSREDTDDPVEMARRFLARSYMGRGSCLLRENNGFRSRRSGDKTPPLEWIGMPSAIRRVVERLRGVVIENRPALDVLTLYDGPDVLFYVDPPYPMDTRSKNMLYAYEISNEEHEELAKVLRRLEGNVVLSGYNCPLYDELYQGWTKDQKRALSDGASERIECIWMSPGVTLQGRLFEEIDLKH, from the coding sequence TTGGCCCCGTGGATCATCTCCCATTTCCCGCGGCACAACGTCTATGTCGAACCATTCGGAGGGGCCGGATCAGTGCTCCTCCGGAAGCCACGGTCGAAGTACGGTGAGGTGTTGAACGACCTCGATGCCGACGTGGTCAACCTGTTTCGAGTCCTCCGGTCCGACATGGCCAACGAGCTGATTCGACAGGTGGAGCTGACGCCGTTCGCCCGGGATGAGTTCGACCTGAGTAGAGAGGACACAGACGACCCTGTGGAGATGGCGAGGCGGTTCCTGGCGAGGTCCTATATGGGGCGAGGGTCATGTCTTTTACGAGAAAACAACGGGTTCAGATCTAGGCGTTCGGGGGACAAGACGCCGCCTCTCGAATGGATAGGGATGCCATCAGCTATCAGAAGAGTTGTCGAGAGATTACGAGGTGTGGTGATCGAGAATCGTCCAGCTTTGGATGTTCTTACACTGTATGACGGGCCTGACGTGCTCTTTTACGTAGACCCTCCGTACCCTATGGACACGAGGTCAAAAAACATGCTCTATGCCTACGAGATATCCAACGAAGAGCATGAGGAACTGGCAAAGGTCTTGCGTAGGCTGGAAGGAAATGTTGTCCTCTCTGGGTATAACTGCCCTTTATACGATGAGCTATACCAAGGATGGACAAAAGACCAGAAGAGGGCGTTGTCTGATGGAGCGTCCGAACGAATCGAGTGTATCTGGATGAGCCCCGGAGTGACCCTGCAGGGGCGATTGTTTGAGGAGATAGATCTAAAACACTAG
- a CDS encoding PD-(D/E)XK nuclease family protein: MARRIDLTASMIRAYKSCPKLYEFQYIHMLKPEKTPTALETGSNYHAQLERLLTGQGIDDTGLPGIMAEAFDRFIPWRDWKIAKVEEEFDWAITPFLHMRGKIDAVCSDGIPVEHKTAGQSIGTETASGLKYVNHLAWDDQVSYYLLALSLLRDEPVTTVRYTVCQKPSIRLKQGETEEAYLDRCREWYDDTKVRFFEVHRSKEELDRTETEVRGLASEIRRRKVFYRNPSHCSLMGCPYASICLDYDPEIITGFVRKERESEELATCRF; this comes from the coding sequence ATGGCGAGACGAATAGACCTTACGGCATCGATGATCAGGGCGTACAAGTCATGTCCCAAGCTATACGAGTTCCAGTATATCCACATGCTCAAGCCAGAGAAGACCCCTACGGCATTGGAGACCGGAAGCAACTATCACGCTCAGCTTGAAAGGCTCCTCACCGGGCAGGGCATAGACGACACAGGACTGCCGGGGATCATGGCTGAGGCTTTCGATAGATTCATACCCTGGCGGGATTGGAAGATAGCTAAGGTCGAGGAAGAGTTTGACTGGGCGATAACTCCCTTCCTGCACATGAGGGGCAAGATCGACGCCGTTTGTTCAGATGGGATTCCTGTTGAGCATAAAACCGCAGGACAGAGCATCGGCACAGAGACGGCCTCAGGGCTGAAATACGTAAACCATTTGGCCTGGGACGATCAGGTGTCCTACTACCTGCTGGCTCTCTCCCTCCTGAGGGATGAGCCTGTGACAACCGTCAGATATACGGTATGCCAGAAGCCCTCCATTAGGCTCAAGCAGGGTGAGACCGAGGAAGCATATCTGGATCGGTGCAGAGAGTGGTACGACGATACGAAGGTCAGGTTTTTCGAGGTGCATCGATCGAAAGAGGAACTTGATAGGACGGAAACAGAGGTTCGAGGGCTGGCGAGCGAGATCCGGCGGAGAAAGGTTTTCTACAGGAATCCCTCCCATTGCTCCCTTATGGGGTGTCCCTACGCCTCTATATGCCTGGACTACGACCCGGAGATCATAACGGGATTCGTGAGGAAAGAAAGAGAAAGTGAGGAGCTTGCGACATGCAGATTCTAA